TGGGTGATGACGTGATGTTTGGCAACGGGTCCACGAGGCTCCGGCTGGTCTCGGTCGGGGCGGCGTGTTGCCTGGCCCTGCTCGTCGGCTGCGCCGCCGCGGGTCCGCCGAAGGTTGCCGGCGCCCCGGCGCCTGCCGCGAGGGCGGCGGCCCCGGTGGCTCAGGCGCCGACGGAGGTCTCGACCCTGGTCGTGCGCGAGGGCGCTCCAGGTCTCCAGGTGGATCTGCAGGCGTCCGGTCCGCTCGTCTGGACCAGCTATCGAGACGCGGCGGGCCGATTGGTGATCGAGCTCCCGAACACGCGTCCGGCTCCCGGCGTCGGAGACTGGAGCTCCCCGACCGGCCTTCTGGCCCGGCTCGCCGTCGAGCTCGACACGAGCTCGGATCGACCGCTGACTCGCCTCGTGGCGGAGACGCGGGGCGAAGCGGAGCACTCGCTGACCGGCGAGGCTGGCCGGTTGCGCCTCGAGCTGACGCCGGTGGTCACGACCCCGATCCTCGCCGCCGAGCCGCTCCCGCAAGAGACGGCTCCCGCAGCGGCTCAGCCGGTGGCGGTCGACGAGTCTTCCGCCAAGGCGGCAGCTCTCGGCACGCCAGAGAATCCCCTGCTCGGCCCGGCGCCCTCGGGAGCGACCGCGACGCGCCTCAGCGCCGTCGAGATCCTTCCCGACCCGCAGGGCAGCGTCGTCCGCCTCGAGGGAGACGGCGAGTTCGCGTACTCGGCCTTCCGTCTGTCCAGCCCGGACCGCTTCGTGATCGACCTTGCCGGCGTCGTCAACGCGACGCGGAAGAGTCAGGTTCCGGTGGGTGACGGTGTCCTCGATCGCGCCCGGGTCTCCCAGTTCAAGGCGCAGCCTCAGCCGGTTTCGCGCGTCGTCTTCGACCTTCACGGGCCGACGCCGGCGACGATCGAGCGGACCGCCCAGGGCCTGATGGTGCGTTTCGACCACGGGCAGCCGTCGGGGACCGCCTCGACGATGGTCGAGGACCTGGCCGCGCCGCCGCCCACCCGGCAGGCGCCAGCGCCGACACAGAGCGCCGTGGTCGCGGAGGCCGCGCCGGCCCCGGCTCCAGTCGCCGAGTCCCCGGCCGCGCCGCCGCCGACCGTCGTTGCCGAGCAGGCCGTCGCGACCGCGCCGGCGCCGGAGCCCGAGCCCGCCGCCGCGGTCTCGCGCGACGGTGGTTCGGATGTCGCGGGAGCGGTCGCCCCGGCTCCGGCCCCGGCCTTCGCCGTGGCCGACGCTCAACCCCTGCCGACAGCGCCGCCGGCGGCGCCGCTCGCGCCCGCACCGGCTCCCAAGCTCGAGCCAGTCGAGCTCTTCGAGGCGGCCGACGTGCCCGCCCCCGAGCAGCCGGCCGCTTCGGTCACCCGCACCGAGATCCAGGCCTTCGAGCCGAAGACGGTGGGTGGCCAGCGCAAGCAGTACGTCGGCGAGCCGGTCAGTCTCAGCCTCAAGGACGCCGACATCCGCGACGTGCTTCGCTCCTTCGCCCAGATCAGCGGCCTCAACGTCGTCGTCCAGCCGGGCATCCGCGGCACGGTCACGGTCGAGCTCGAGAACGTGCCCTGGGACCAGGCGCTCGACCAGATCCTCAAGATCAACGGTCTCGGCTACGAGCTCGACGGCAACATCATGCGCATCGCGCCTCTGCAGACGCTGCGCAGCGAAGCCCAGGAGAACGCCCAGCTGGCGACCGAGCAGCAGAAGGCGATCCCCCTCCGCACCGTCCTCAAGCGGCTGAGCTACTCGGAGGCGGGCGACATGGCGCGCATCCTCCGCGGCGGCACCGGAATGATGAGCCAGCGCGGGACGATCCAGACCGACCTGCGCACCAACACGCTGATCATCAAGGAGCTGCCGGCCTACATGGACACGGTGCTGGCGGTGATCGAGACGCTCGACATCCCCGAGCCGCAGGTGATGATCGAGGCGCGGATCATCGAGACGACCAAGCAGTTCGGCCGCACCCTGGGCGTCGCCTGGGGGTTCAACGGAATCGCCGACGCTGCCCATGGCAACACCACCGGCCTGATCTTCCCGAACAACGTGGACGTCAAGGGGAGCACCAACCTGCTCACCGGCGGGAACAACGGGTTCCTCGACATCACGCTCGGCAACGTGCTCGACACGTTCAAGCTGAATGCCGTGCTGCAGGCCGCCGAGAACGAGGGACTGATCAACGTCCTCTCGGCGCCGCGCATCACGACCTTGAACAACGTCGTCGCCGAGATCCAGAGCGGTCTGCAGATACCGATCCAGACGGTGGCGAACAACACCGTGACGGTGCAGTTCGTCAACGCGACGTTGCGGCTCTCCGTCGTGCCGCACGTCACCGCCGAAGGCACGGTGATGCTGACCATCAACGTGCAGAAGCGCGAGCCGCAGCAGGCCTTCGCCGTGGTCGGTGCGCCGAACGCGCCGATCGCGACCAAGGAGGCCACGACGACGGTGGTGGTTCGTGACGGTGCCACGACGGTCATCGGCGGCATCTACAAGGTCTCGACCAGCCAGGGCGAAGATCGCGTGCCGGCGCTCTCGAACATCCCCTTCCTCGGTCATCTGTTCAAGAACAAGCGGCGTTCCGATTCGAACGAAGAGCTGCTGATCTTCATCACCCCGCGGGTCGTCAAGCTGTGAGCCGGCGGCAGGAGAGCCCCATGCGCAAGAGCACCTCGATCCTGAGTCTCGTCCTCCTCGTCTCGCTGGGCCTGTTCGGTTGCCAGCAGCGGACGGATCGCGTCGATAGCGGAGGCGTGATGCTCTCCATCTCCGACTTCGACCAGTTGCCGGTGGTCGTCGACGCCAGCTCGACGGTGTTGACCAACGCCGGGTTGGTGCAGATCGGACAGATCACCGTGCAGAACGTGGTGAAGAACGCCTCGGCAGACTCAAGCGCGCTGATGAACGTCGAGATCCAAAGCTACGAGGTTACCTTTACCCGGGCCGACAAAGGCACCCGGGTGCCGCCGCCGCTCGTCGAGTACATCTTCGGCACAGCGCCGGTCAACGGCAACTTCGTCCTCGACAACGGACCCGTGATGCGGCTCGACCAGTTCAACACCTTGCCGCTCCGGGACCTCCTCGACTACGGCTACGACCGCGAGACGTCCAGTCAGGTAGTGCGTCTCACCGTCGGCATCCGCTTCTTCGGCAGGACGCTGTCCGGCAAGGCGGTGGAATCCGCACCGGCGTACTTCACTATCGACGTGGTGCCCTGAGTGAGTAGGAGAGAGGCCATGCGTACGATTTCACGCCTCGGCGCGACGCTCATCGTTCTCGCCCTCGCCGCGGGCTGCAGCACCGACAAGCCGAGTACGCCCACGGCGCCACCCGCTCAGCCGGTGACCCCGGCCCCGGCGGCCACCGGCGTTACCCTCGCCATCACGGTCAATCCGAGCCAGATCGAGGCCGGAAGCACCGATCCGGCGGTGGTCACGGTCACCGGTCAGCGCAACGACACGGGTGGACCGCTGCCGGAGCGCTCGAAGATCACGCTCACCACGACCCTCGGCGCCTTCGGCAGCCAGACCGGCGGGACCTCGGTCGTTCTCGAGCTCCTCTCGGGCAGCGCGCAGGCTGTGCTCTTCCCCGGAACGGCGATCGGTACCGCCAGCCTGCGGGCCGAGTACGATCCGGCCGCCCAGACGACCGTCAGCGGCTTGGCCGCGGGCGTCGCCTCCGGTTCGCTGCGCATCGTCGAGGAAACGCCCTTCGTCGTCACCTCGGTCAGCCCGAATCTGGGCACGCCGGACGGCGGCGAGACGGTCCAGGTCTTCGGCGGCGGATTCGAGCAGCCGGTGCGCGTCTTCTTCGACGGCGACCTCGCGGCCGTCGTCCAGAGTGTCTCGAGCACGCGCATCACGGTGACGGCACCGCGACTGCCCGATAGCCGTCGACCGGCGACCGGTTCCGTTCGGACGGTTGCGGTCACGGTCAACAACGCCGTCGGCACGGTGCGGGCGGCGAGCGACACGCTGCCGAACGCGTACAACTACGCCTTCAACTCCGGCATCCTGCAGCCCACCATCCTCTCCGTCACGCCGGCATCCGGCCCGAACGAGGGCGGGACCGAGGTCGTCATCACCGGCGACGGGTTCGAGAGCCCGCTGAAGGTGGAGTTCGGCAAGGGCACGGCGGCTCTCCCGTGGGTCGAGGCGCAGGTCACCTCGGTGTCGCGGACCCGGTTGGTGGTCCGTTCGCCGGCGGCGACCGGCTTCGGCCAGGGCAACCTCAACGCCCTGGTCGACATCAAGGTCACGAACCTCACCAGCGGTCGCAACGGATCCCTGGTCAACGCCTTCAAGTACGGGGTGAGCGTCATCATCACCTCGCTCGGACCGGGTCAGGGACCGTACTTCGGCGGCACGCTGGTCACCCTCAACGGGCAAGGGTTCGACGAGCCCGTTGCCGTCAGCCTGGCGAACGTGGCCCAGCAGGTCATCTCCGTCAGCGGCACGCAGATCGTCGTGCGGACGGTTCCGGTGCAGGTCACCAACTGCACCATCACCGGAGCGACCAACACGGTGCCGTCGCGCGTGACGAATATCGAGACGGGGGATTCGGCGACCGGGCCGACCTTCGCCTACACCGTCCAGCGGCCGATCATCTTCGGGGTCAACCCGGCCGGCGGCACGCAGAACGGCGGAACGACCGTGACCATTAGCGGCTCGCAGTTCCGCAGCCCGGTCGCCGTCGAGTTCGTCAAGGGCGACGTCTGGGCCGCTGCCGTTCAGGGGCTCTCGGGTTGCGACAGCGACGGCTACTGCACGACGGTGACCGTCACCTCGCCGTCCGTCCCGAACTCGACGCTCGGCACCGAGCCCTGCGACGACAACGGCGACGGGACGCAGGGAACGCGTTATCTCCCGACCCCCTTCTCGATTCGGGTCCGCAACCTCGAAACCGGTTGTACCTCCGACTCGTTCGCCAACGGCTACACCTATCAGCCGAGCGACAACAGTTGCCGGAACGACTCGGCTCCGGCGACGGCGACGCCAGCGCCGACTCCGCCCGTCGCGAGTTTCACGCACTTCGTAGTGTCCGGGTTCACGGTCCAGTTCAACAACACCTCGACCGGGAATCCCACCACCTACGAGTGGGACTTCACCAACGATGGGTCGATCGACTCGACCGCTCAGAGCCCGCAACACACATTCCCGGGTGTCGGAACCTACGCGACGCGTCTCCGCGTGACGAACACGGGTGGGTCGAGCGAGGTCGTCAACTCGGTCGTCCTGACCCCGTAGATCAGGACTTGGGATGAAATCGCGGGGTGGCCGCTTGTACGCGCGGCCACCCCGTTTCGTATACTCCGGTGGCCATGCGAACCCGTCTCCCGATCCTCCTCTCGTTGGTTGCCCTGCTCGGCCTGTCGTGCGACAAGGGAACTCCGGTCGCGCCCTCCGGCGCCCTCCTCAGCATCAGCGTCAGCCCCGACCGGATCACCGCGCGGGGCTCGGCCACGGTCACCGTCGTGGCCATGCGGTCGAACGGCAACCCGGTCAACCAGGGAACCGAGGTTCGGCTGACCACCAATATCGGAGCCCTGCCCGAGGTCATCGACACCGACTCGGCCGGCGTGGCGCGTGCCACCCTTCAGGGCGACGGCCGGGTCGGGACGGCCAAGATCACCGCCACCTCGGGCTCGGCCGAAGCCGTGACCGCCGAGGTCAAGGTCGGGTCGTTCCCGGTGTCGATCAGCCTGCAGGCGTCACCCTCGACGGTGGCCGAGAGCGGCGACAGCGTCGACCTGCTCGTCCTGGTGCGCGACGACCAGGGCCAGCCGCTGGCCGAGGCCCCGGTGAACTTCAGCACCCAGAAGGGGACGCTCGATTCCGGCGGCGCCTTCCTGTCGACCAACTCGCGAGGCGAGGCGCGCGACGTCCTGACCTTGACCGCCGCCGACTTGCAGACGGTCGCCGGCGACACCTTCCAGATCAAGGCGGAGAGCGCGGGCTCCGGCGGCACGGCGATCAGCCAGAGCTTCACCCTGAGCATCCAGCGCAAGCCGAAGGCGAGCTTCACGGTCTCGCGCAGTGGCCTGACGGTGGTGTTCACCGACACCTCGACGGGCAGCCCGACGAACTGGTTCTGGGAGTTCGGCGACGCCGGCAACAACGTGAGCCGCCAGCAGAGTCCGACCTTCACCTACCCGGCGCCGGGGACCTATCTGGTGCGTCTGACCGCGGCGAACGCGACGGGTTCGAGCGAGGCCACCCAGTTCGTGGCGGTGACCGGCAACTGAGCGGGCGCAGGGGCGCTATAATCCGCGGGTTCGTCGGCGATCTCAGCCGTTCGGCGCCGTCACCATGGCGGCGCCGCCAAGGAGCCCGGTTTGCCTGAGCCCGTGTCAGAAGACGGTCGCCTGGAAGCACTCAGGCTGAGATGGGAGCGCGATCCGGGATCGCGCATCTTCCTCCAACTCGCCGAAGAGTACCGGCGGCACGGCAAGCTCTCCGAGGCGGTGCGGACGCTCGAGAAAGGCCTGGCCACGCAGCCGGGCTACCTCTCGGCGCGCGTCGCCCTCGGCCGCTGCCGGCTCGAGCTCGGCGACGCTCCCGGTGCCTGCACGGTGCTCGAGACCGTGCTGGCCGCCGATCCGACCCAACTGGTGGCGAACAAGCTCCTGATCGAGGCCTACGTTCGGACGGCACGTCCGGACAAGGCACGCGACCGCCTGGACCTCTACCTCCTGCTCAACGAGAGCGACCCGGAGATCGGCGACCTCGAGCGTCGTGTGCTCGCGCTCGAGAAGACGCCACCGCCCCAGGACGCTCTCGGCGCGGCGGGCCGGGAAGCCGGCGCGGGAGCGCCCGCCCCGGTGGCGGGGAAGGAGACGAAGGCCCCGGACGCGGCGCAGGAAGTCCGTCCCACGATGCCGGTGCCTCGCGCTGCCGGCGAGGCGGCGCGAAGCACGCCCGCCGCTCCGCTCGCGCTGCCGACCCCGACGCTCGGTGCGCTCGACCTCGCCGCCGTGCCGTTGCCGGCGCGTGCGCGTCGCATCGGCTCGCGCGGCGCGAGCGAGCTTCCCAACCCGTTCCCGATGCTCCCTCGGTCGGGGGACCGAATCCGGCTCGTGCGATCGCTCGCTGCCGAAGGGATCTTCCGGCAGACGATCGGCATGGCGCAGGCCGTCGAATCCGCCGAGCGCCTCGACCCGATGCCACGGCTCCAGCACTGGACGGACGAGGCGTGGCCGCACGCTCCCGTGGAGGAGCCGCAGGCGCTATTCGCAGAGCCCCTGAGCGAGCGCTCCGAACGTCCCGTCGAGCCCGCTGTCGGCGCGGCGGATTTCTACGCCCAGCCGGCCGCTGCGACCGAGACCCCGGCCGAAGAGACCGCTGTCGAGCCGCCTGCCGATCGCACGCCGCTCGCGCGAGCCGAGCCCGAATCCCCGCAGATCGAAGACCCAGCTCCGGTCGCGGAGCCCTCGGTCGTGGCGACGGGCGCGCCGCCGCCCAGCCCGTGGTGGAAGATCCCGGCGCCTCCCGTGGAGACGCAGGAGCCTCCGGTGGAGGCCGAGCCCCCGCTTCCGCCGGAGAACGCCGACGTCGAGGGGGCGACCGAGGATGTCGCGCCGGCCGCCTTCGCGTTCGAAGCTCCCGAGGCGCCGATCGCGGCGTCGTCCAGCGAGCCCGTGGGCCAGCGGCTCGAAGCGGTTGAGCCGGTCGACCCGGCGCCCGTGCCGCCGCGGGGTGGGCGATCGATCTCCTCGGCGGACGCCACGGCGACGCTCGCCGAGCTCTATCTCCAGCAGGGCCACATCGACGAGGCGGAGAAGTCGTTCCGCTCGGTGCTCGCACGCGATCCCGGGAACCTGCAGGCCGCCGCGGGACTCGACGAGGTCAGCCGGCGCCGACGCCAGATCGGTGCCCGCACCGCCGCACAGCCGGTGCCGCTGGGTTTGACAGCTCGGAAGATCCGCGCTCTCCAGGGCTACCTCGAGCGCATCCGGGAGGGAGCGAGACGGCATGTTTCTTGAGCGACTGAGTGCCATTCAGGGGCGGATCGACGGTGCGATCGCCCTGTCGCTGGTCGATCGGGACGGCATCCCCGTCGAGTCGGTCAATTCGTCGCCCGACCTCGACCTGGAGGTCCTGGCCGCGGAGATGCTCGCTCAGGTGCGGCTCGTCTCGGACCACAACCGGGAGCTCGCGGTCGGCGACGTCGAGCAGTTCTCGGTGACCACCGACAAGATCTGCATCCTGGTGAGCTCGGTGGCCAAGGAGTACTACCTGCTGGCGGTGCTCACGCCCGATGGCAACTACGGCCGAGCGCGATTCGAGCTCAAGCGCGCCCGACTGCAGTTCGAGACCGACCTCATCTGACACCGTCCGGCGTCCTGGACGCCGGCTCGGTCCGCTGCGCGCACGCAGTGGCATCGCAGGGCGGAGCCGCCCTGGAGGGGGAGCGACACACGTGTTGACCTTCGACCAGATCAAGGAGCTCGTCGAGCTCGTCGCCGCGCGGAATCTGCAGGAGCTCGAAGTCGAGCGGTCGGGATTCCGGCTGCGCATCGGCGGACATGCCGCGCCGGTGACGATCGCCCCGGGAGCGTTCGTCGCCGCGCCGGCGCCATTGCCTGGCGCCGCATCCGCTCCGTCCCCTGTCGCCCCGGCGGCTGCGCCGCCGACCCCCGCCGGCCCCGCCCCTCACGTCGTCAATTCGCCGATCGTCGGGACCTTCTATGCGGCGCCGAGTCCCGACGCCGATCCGTTCGTCCGTGTCGGCGACCGGGTGCGCAAGGGCCAGGTGCTCTGCATCGTCGAGGCGATGAAACTGATGAACGAGATCGAGTCGGACGTCGACGGCGAAGTGGTCGAGATCCACCCGAAGAACGGCCAGCCGGTGGAGTTCGGCGAGCCGCTCTTTGCCGTGCGCGTCGGCTGAGAACGGACCCGGAGCCGATGTTCCGCAAGGTCCTCATCGCCAACCGCGGCGAGATCGCTCTCCGCATCATCCACGCCTGCCGCGAGCTCGGCATCGCCACGGTGGCCGTCTACAGCACCGCCGATCGCGACTCGCTGCACGTCACCTACGCCGACGAGGACGTCTGCATCGGGCCCCCGCCGTCGTCGGCGAGCTATCTCAACATCTCGGCGATCATCTCGGCCGCGGAGATCACCGGTGCCGACGCGATCCATCCTGGATACGGCTTCCTCGCCGAGAACGCGCACTTCGCCGAGGTGCTCCAGGAGTGCCGCCTGGCCTGGATCGGTCCGCGGCCCGAGACGATCCGGCTGATGGGCGACAAGGCACGCGCCCGCCAGACGGCGAAGGCTTGCGGTGTCCCCGTCCTGCCCGGCAGCGGCGAGGCGCTGCAGGACGCCGAGGAGGCGCGCCGTCTCGCCGCGGGCGTCGGTTTCCCGGTGATCCTCAAGGCCGCGGCCGGTGGCGGTGGGCGCGGCATGCGCATCGTCCATCAGGAGAAGGACCTCGAGAGCCAGTTCGTCACTGCCAGCAACGAAGCGGCGAAGGCGTTCGGCGACGGATCGATCTATCTCGAGAAGTACCTCGTCGCGCCGCGCCACATCGAGTTCCAGGTCTTCGGCGACCGCCATGGCCGGGTGATCCATCTCGGCGAGCGCGAGTGCTCGATCCAGCGCCGGCACCAGAAGCTGATCGAGGAGTCTCCCTCTCCGGCGCTGACCCCGGCGCTGCGCGAGGAGATGGGCGCGGCGGCGATCCGGCTCTGCGAGGAGGTCGGCTACGAGAACGCCGGAACCATCGAGTTCCTGCTGGATGCCGACGGCAGCTTCTATTTCATGGAGATGAACACCCGGATCCAGGTCGAGCACCCGGTCACCGAAATGGTCACCGGCGTCGATCTGGTGAAGCTCCAGCTCGAAGTCGCGGCCGGCGAACGGATGCACGTGGCGAGCGGACTCAAGCCGCGCGGCCACGCCATCGAGTGCCGGATCAACGCCGAGGACCCGGACACCTTCGCCCCCAGCCCGGGCAGGCTCACGACGCTTCACCTGCCCGGCGGTCCTGGCGTGCGGGTCGACACGCACGCCTACGAGGACTACCTGATCCCGCCGAACTACGACAGCCTGGTCGCCAAGCTGATCGTCCACGGGCGTGACCGGCGCGAGGCGATCGCCCGGATGGCGCGCTCGCTCGACTTCATGGTGGTCGAAGGGATCAAGACCTCGATTCCGCTGCATCGCCGGATCCTGCGGGACCCGGTCTTCGGCGACGGTGCGCTGTCGACGCGCTTCCTCGAGCAGATGCTGGAGCGCGAGGAGACGGCGCGGCGCGCTCATCTCCCCGAGTCGCGGTCGCTTTGAGGCCGCTCGCCCGGCTAGACTCGCGCGGGCGGACCGGGATGGCCAGCGAGTGCATGGATCGCCGATGCGCGTCTATCTGACCGGCTTCATGGGATCGGGCAAGACCTCGGTCGGCGAGAGTCTGGCGCGGAACCTCGGGATGCCCTTCGTCGACCTCGACCGCGCGATCGAGATCGCCGCCGGCGCCACGGTGCGCGAGATCTTCGAGCGACAGGGCGAGACCGAGTTCCGCCGCATGGAACGCGAAGCGCTCGCCGGCACGCTCGCTCTGGAAGATGCCGTGATCGCCACCGGCGGGGGAACGCTCACCTTCGCCGAGAACGCCGAGCTGGTGGCCGGGGCCGGGCTCTCGGTCTGGTTGAACGTGCCGTTCGCGGTGATCGTCTCGCGTCTCGGTGTCGACGGCAGGCCGGACCGCCCGCTCTTCCGCGACGAGACGCAGGCCTTCGCCCTCTACCGCGAACGCCTGGCGGCCTACCAGCGGGCCGATATCCGCCTCGACATCGGGGCGGACGAGCAGGTCGACGAGGTGGCGGCGCGACTCGCGCTGCGCCTGGGAAAGAGCCTGTCGTGCGCTACCTGATCCTCTCGGACATGCACGGCAACAGCGACGCCCTCGCGGCGGTGCTGCGCCGTGTGCGAAGGAAGCGCTTCGATGCGGCGCTCGTGCTCGGCGATCTCGTCGGCTACGGCGCGGCACCCAACCAGGTGGTGGATGCCCTGCGTCGGCTGCCGTGGCCGGCCTATTTCGTGCGCGGCAACCACGACAAGGTGGTGGCCGGCCTCGAAGACGGAGCGAATTTCAACACCGCGGCGCTCGCCGCGGCGCGCTGGACCGCCGAACACCTGACGCCGTCGAATCTGCGCTTCGTGCGCGAGCTGCCGCGAGGCCCCAGGTTGACCGACGACGGTGTCGCCTTCTGCCACGGCTCGCCGCTCGACGAGGACCACTACGTCTTCTCGGCGCTCGATGCGCTCGAGATCTTCGTCCACTTCCCGGGTCCGCAGGTCGTCTTCTTCGGTCACACCCACCTGCCCTCGCAGCTGGTCCAGTCGCCGATCGACCTGCGGGCGACCCTGTTGCGCGGACCCTCGGGCATGGTGACGATCGAGCCGGGGCATCGCTACCTGTTCAACCCGGGAGCCGTCGGGCAGCCGCGCGATCGCGATCCGCGGGCCTCCTACATGACCTACGACAGCGTCGCGCGCGTGGTGCGTTGGCAGCGGATCGACTACGCCGTGGAGCGAGCCCAGGAGCGGATCCTCCGCGCCCGGTTGCCGCGCAACCTCGCCGAGCGCCTCGCCGTGGGCGTGTGAGCCGGGCCGGCTCCCTTCGCGACGTGAGATCGGGGAAGTCGTGGCGCCGGGCGGCTCCGACGGAGCACGCCCGGCACCGAGCGTCGCCTCAGCCGGCGGCGACGTCCGCGCGGTCGAAGCGCAACGCCTGACGGTAGCGGTTGATCGCCGCCAGGACGCCACCCGCGAAGATCAGATAGAGACCGATCCAGACGAGCTGGATGAGCGGCTTGTGGGTCACGTCGAGCGAGAGGTGGGCCGGTGTGCCCTTGAGCTCGGCGAGGCCGTCGACGGCGATCTCGATCGCCCCGCGTTCGGCGTCGATGCCGGATAGGGCGATCGTCGCGCCGTCAGGCAGCGTCAGCGGCTGGAACTCGCTGCGCCCGTCGGGGCTGAAGGAGAAGAGCGGCATGGCCCGCGTCGTCTGTCCGCCGCGCGTGATCTCGAGAACCGCGCCAACGGTCATCGGGCCCGCCGAAGCGTTCATCGCGCCGTGATCGGCCCCCTGCAGGTCGAAGCCGAGGAAGCGGAAGCCGACGCCGCCGCGCTCGACGCTCTGGTCCTTGGCGAGGGTGATCCGTCCACCGGGCTCGCCCGGGTTGTATTCGAGCGGCGAGATGTAGAGATCCTGCAGCGGCATCGTCTTGACGTGAGGATTGGCCATCATCTGCTGCGTGCGGTCGTTGAGGAACAGCTTCGGATAGGCCATGTAGCGCGAGCCGTCGGCGCGCACCACCTCGACCTCCATCCGCTCCTTCTCGTCGGCCGTCCGCGGAACGTAGCGATGGAACGTCAGGGTGAGATCGCCGACCGCCTTCGGGACGCCGCGCTCGAGCGTCACCTTCTCGCTCGTGTCGTAGGCCGAGGAGGCGAGGAAGCCGATCAGGATGACGCCGACGCCGACGTGCGTCAGGTAGCCGCCGGCGGTCTTCAGGCCGCCCCGCCGGATGAGGGCGACGGCCGTCGCCAGGTTGCCGGCGACCGCCAGCGAAGCGAGGAAGATGAAGAGCAGGTGGAACGGATCGTGGACGGCGACCACCACCGCGACGATCGTGACCACGGCGGCCACGGCGAGCGGCAGCCGGGCCTGGCGGAGAATGCCGGCCACCCCGCCGCTCTCGCGCCAGGTGAGGTAGGGGATGAGCGAGAGCAGGAAAGCGATGAGCAGGGCGATCGGCGTGTTGACCCGGTTGTAGAACTCCGGCCCGACCTGCCCGGGGTTCTCGAGGAAGCGGGTGAGCAGCGGCGCCGAGGTGCCGAAGGTCACCACCACGGCCGAGGTCAGCAGGGCGATCGAGCCGAGCACGAGGAACGAGCCGCGAGAGAGGAACGGGTCCTCGTTGGGAACGGCCGGGATCTCGCGGAATCGCGTCGCGATGAGCCAGACCGCCATGCCGACGAAGAAGACCATCAACGCGATCAGCCAGCCCGAAATCCCCAGGTCGACGAAGCTGTGCACCGAGAAGTCGGCCAGCACGCCGGAGCGGGTGAGGAAGGTGCCGTAGAGCACCGAGAGATAGACCAGCGAGGCGAGCACGACGTTGGCACGACGGTAGCGCCCGCGCGTCCGTTCCAGATAGAGACCGTGAATGAGCGCGGTGCCGAAGATCCAGGGGATGAGCGAGGCGTTCTCCACCGGATCCCAGCCCCAGTAGCCGCCCCAGCCCAGCGTCTTGTAGGCCCAGTAGCCGCCCATCAGGATCGCCACCCCGAGCACCAGGAAGCCGAAGAGCGCCCAGGGGAAGGCGCGCACCGCCCAGCCCTCGTAGTCGCGCCGCCAGAGCGCGGCCATGGCGAAGGCGAAGGGGATGGCGCTCGCCGCGTAGCCGATGAACATGATCGGCGGATGGATCACCATCCAGTTGTCCTGCAGCAGCGGATTCAGCCCGACCCCGTCGGCGGGCGTCTGGGGCAGCATCACGAAGGGGTTCTCGCGCACCAGGATCAGCAGCAGCGCGATCTGGGTGAGCACGAAGGTCCCCATCACCGGCGCTTCGTCTCGGCCCGCAGCGCGGGCGAGCGGCAGGCCGAGCAGCGAGCCCCAGAGCAGCCAGATGAGGAAGCTCCCCTTCTGTCCGGCCCAGAAGGCGGCGAGCTGGAAGTGCGTCGGCAGCTCGTTGCCCGAGTACTGGTAGACGTACTCGATGCGGTAGTCCCGCAGGTAGAGGCAGACGAGCAGGACCGCCGAGGCGAGGACGATCGAGATCGCGAAGAAGCGGTAGGAGGTGCGGGCGAAGCGCCGCGACGCCTCGTCGCCGCCGAGCGCCGCGGCGTAACCGTAGAGCGCGGCGAAGGCGAAAGCGCAAGCGCACCAGAGCGCCAGGGCGCCTGGCAGGTAGAGCGACGAGAGA
This genomic window from Holophagales bacterium contains:
- the pilQ gene encoding type IV pilus secretin PilQ; amino-acid sequence: MGDDVMFGNGSTRLRLVSVGAACCLALLVGCAAAGPPKVAGAPAPAARAAAPVAQAPTEVSTLVVREGAPGLQVDLQASGPLVWTSYRDAAGRLVIELPNTRPAPGVGDWSSPTGLLARLAVELDTSSDRPLTRLVAETRGEAEHSLTGEAGRLRLELTPVVTTPILAAEPLPQETAPAAAQPVAVDESSAKAAALGTPENPLLGPAPSGATATRLSAVEILPDPQGSVVRLEGDGEFAYSAFRLSSPDRFVIDLAGVVNATRKSQVPVGDGVLDRARVSQFKAQPQPVSRVVFDLHGPTPATIERTAQGLMVRFDHGQPSGTASTMVEDLAAPPPTRQAPAPTQSAVVAEAAPAPAPVAESPAAPPPTVVAEQAVATAPAPEPEPAAAVSRDGGSDVAGAVAPAPAPAFAVADAQPLPTAPPAAPLAPAPAPKLEPVELFEAADVPAPEQPAASVTRTEIQAFEPKTVGGQRKQYVGEPVSLSLKDADIRDVLRSFAQISGLNVVVQPGIRGTVTVELENVPWDQALDQILKINGLGYELDGNIMRIAPLQTLRSEAQENAQLATEQQKAIPLRTVLKRLSYSEAGDMARILRGGTGMMSQRGTIQTDLRTNTLIIKELPAYMDTVLAVIETLDIPEPQVMIEARIIETTKQFGRTLGVAWGFNGIADAAHGNTTGLIFPNNVDVKGSTNLLTGGNNGFLDITLGNVLDTFKLNAVLQAAENEGLINVLSAPRITTLNNVVAEIQSGLQIPIQTVANNTVTVQFVNATLRLSVVPHVTAEGTVMLTINVQKREPQQAFAVVGAPNAPIATKEATTTVVVRDGATTVIGGIYKVSTSQGEDRVPALSNIPFLGHLFKNKRRSDSNEELLIFITPRVVKL
- a CDS encoding IPT/TIG domain-containing protein produces the protein MRTISRLGATLIVLALAAGCSTDKPSTPTAPPAQPVTPAPAATGVTLAITVNPSQIEAGSTDPAVVTVTGQRNDTGGPLPERSKITLTTTLGAFGSQTGGTSVVLELLSGSAQAVLFPGTAIGTASLRAEYDPAAQTTVSGLAAGVASGSLRIVEETPFVVTSVSPNLGTPDGGETVQVFGGGFEQPVRVFFDGDLAAVVQSVSSTRITVTAPRLPDSRRPATGSVRTVAVTVNNAVGTVRAASDTLPNAYNYAFNSGILQPTILSVTPASGPNEGGTEVVITGDGFESPLKVEFGKGTAALPWVEAQVTSVSRTRLVVRSPAATGFGQGNLNALVDIKVTNLTSGRNGSLVNAFKYGVSVIITSLGPGQGPYFGGTLVTLNGQGFDEPVAVSLANVAQQVISVSGTQIVVRTVPVQVTNCTITGATNTVPSRVTNIETGDSATGPTFAYTVQRPIIFGVNPAGGTQNGGTTVTISGSQFRSPVAVEFVKGDVWAAAVQGLSGCDSDGYCTTVTVTSPSVPNSTLGTEPCDDNGDGTQGTRYLPTPFSIRVRNLETGCTSDSFANGYTYQPSDNSCRNDSAPATATPAPTPPVASFTHFVVSGFTVQFNNTSTGNPTTYEWDFTNDGSIDSTAQSPQHTFPGVGTYATRLRVTNTGGSSEVVNSVVLTP
- a CDS encoding PKD domain-containing protein — translated: MDTDSAGVARATLQGDGRVGTAKITATSGSAEAVTAEVKVGSFPVSISLQASPSTVAESGDSVDLLVLVRDDQGQPLAEAPVNFSTQKGTLDSGGAFLSTNSRGEARDVLTLTAADLQTVAGDTFQIKAESAGSGGTAISQSFTLSIQRKPKASFTVSRSGLTVVFTDTSTGSPTNWFWEFGDAGNNVSRQQSPTFTYPAPGTYLVRLTAANATGSSEATQFVAVTGN